The following coding sequences lie in one Thalassoglobus polymorphus genomic window:
- a CDS encoding DUF1501 domain-containing protein produces MFRISLGSRSNSMCNGISRRHLLRLGTSGLIGGLTLPRLLELQAKAASPKSAKAKSCIFLFLEGGPPHQDMWDPKPHAPVEIRGPFSPIPTNVTGTFVTDQLPLCAKVADKYTIIRSHSHRVNGHTTGYHYVMTGRKPTFADGDNPIPNNDFFPSLGSVVSRECGPRGALPAYMNLPHPMAAGGPGFYGAEHAPFVIEADPTQPDFEVKDLRPPDGLTQQRLDVRKKLLAGIDSIERERTRGQAKVMSTYYNKAYDLIASPEAKKAFDIHAEPDSVRDAYGRTQLGQCTLLARRLVEGGCRFVGVDAPGWDVHFNCFPSLQTDLIPYADRAFSTLVADLEERGLLDETLVVMMGEMGRTPRVNARAGRDHWSMAQTIILAGGGIKPGQVIGATDKHAAEPTTEPVGVNDLLFTISRLMGIDPTKTYLGPLGRPVPIVDGGKMIPGLV; encoded by the coding sequence ATGTTTAGAATTTCGCTCGGCAGCCGAAGCAATTCAATGTGCAACGGAATTTCACGACGTCATCTTTTGCGTCTTGGGACATCTGGTTTAATTGGTGGGCTGACTCTTCCTCGCTTGCTCGAGTTGCAAGCCAAAGCAGCTTCGCCGAAATCAGCAAAAGCCAAGTCGTGTATTTTTCTGTTTCTTGAAGGGGGGCCACCGCATCAGGATATGTGGGATCCCAAACCTCATGCACCGGTCGAAATTCGTGGTCCTTTTAGCCCGATCCCAACAAATGTTACGGGAACATTCGTCACGGATCAGTTGCCATTGTGTGCGAAAGTTGCTGACAAATACACGATTATTCGCAGCCACAGTCATCGTGTGAATGGGCACACGACCGGTTATCATTATGTCATGACGGGTCGAAAGCCAACCTTCGCTGATGGTGACAATCCAATCCCGAATAACGATTTCTTCCCATCTCTCGGCTCTGTCGTCTCTCGTGAATGTGGTCCACGTGGTGCGCTTCCCGCCTATATGAATTTGCCACACCCCATGGCTGCCGGAGGTCCAGGGTTTTATGGAGCTGAACATGCTCCATTTGTCATTGAAGCTGATCCCACACAGCCTGATTTTGAAGTCAAAGACCTCCGCCCGCCGGATGGCCTGACGCAACAGCGTCTTGACGTACGGAAAAAACTTCTGGCTGGAATCGACAGCATCGAACGAGAACGGACTCGCGGGCAAGCCAAAGTGATGTCCACCTATTACAACAAGGCTTACGATTTAATTGCGTCACCCGAAGCAAAAAAAGCCTTTGACATTCACGCAGAACCAGACTCGGTCCGCGATGCTTACGGTCGCACTCAGCTTGGTCAATGCACACTCTTGGCGAGACGGCTCGTCGAGGGTGGTTGTCGGTTTGTAGGTGTTGACGCACCCGGTTGGGACGTTCACTTCAATTGTTTTCCCAGCCTGCAAACAGATCTCATTCCTTATGCCGATAGAGCGTTCAGCACACTTGTGGCTGACCTGGAAGAGCGAGGGTTGCTCGACGAAACTCTCGTCGTGATGATGGGCGAGATGGGACGAACGCCCCGAGTCAATGCGAGGGCAGGGCGAGATCACTGGTCGATGGCACAAACGATTATTCTCGCCGGCGGCGGAATCAAACCGGGACAGGTCATAGGGGCAACTGATAAGCACGCAGCTGAACCGACCACCGAGCCAGTTGGTGTCAACGATTTACTGTTTACGATTTCAAGACTGATGGGGATCGATCCCACAAAAACGTATCTCGGCCCCTTAGGGCGTCCCGTCCCAATCGTTGATGGCGGGAAGATGATCCCGGGGTTGGTCTAA